A window from Deltaproteobacteria bacterium encodes these proteins:
- a CDS encoding Rho termination factor N-terminal domain-containing protein, whose protein sequence is MTVKELRVMAQRLGLKPRKLRKAELIKSIQKAEGNFDCFGTAVDFCDQDNCLFREDCIPKK, encoded by the coding sequence ATGACAGTGAAAGAGCTGCGTGTCATGGCGCAACGCCTTGGCCTCAAACCCCGCAAACTGCGCAAAGCGGAACTGATCAAGTCGATTCAAAAGGCTGAGGGAAATTTTGACTGTTTCGGCACAGCAGTTGATTTCTGTGACCAGGATAATTGCCTTTTCCGGGAGGATTGTATTCCGAAAAAATAG
- a CDS encoding DMT family transporter, which produces MLVYIKLVLTAIFWGGTFVAGRVLAQEMGPFSAAFLRFLLASIFLCLLVSRHEGRLPLLKRRELLLAVLLGLTGVFSYNALFFSGLKTVTASRASLIIASNPVLIALCSAFFFKEKLYVSTLFGILFCVLGAVVVISRGNPLEIFRGSMGWGEVYIIGCVFSWTAYSLVGKVIMKNLAPMIAVTYSCLIGAVALSYPALLENLSYTVTHCSLQAWMSIFYLGFFGSALGFWWYYEGIQMIGASRAAVFINIVPVSAVLLAWLLLKETIDLSLLLGLVLVSSGLFLTNRKTACSAHHIVE; this is translated from the coding sequence ATGCTCGTTTACATAAAACTGGTTCTGACTGCTATTTTCTGGGGGGGCACATTTGTAGCCGGCAGGGTGCTTGCTCAGGAAATGGGACCCTTTTCAGCAGCCTTTCTTCGCTTCCTGTTGGCCTCAATATTTCTGTGCCTTCTGGTAAGCAGGCACGAAGGCAGACTCCCCTTATTAAAAAGAAGGGAGCTGCTCCTCGCCGTGCTCCTGGGCCTCACCGGGGTTTTCAGCTACAATGCTCTGTTCTTCTCTGGACTCAAGACTGTTACTGCCAGCAGGGCATCCCTGATAATCGCCAGCAACCCCGTACTCATTGCTCTTTGCTCTGCATTTTTTTTCAAAGAAAAACTCTATGTGTCGACGCTCTTCGGCATCCTCTTTTGTGTGTTGGGTGCTGTGGTGGTGATCTCTCGGGGGAACCCGCTGGAAATCTTCAGGGGCTCTATGGGTTGGGGAGAGGTCTATATCATAGGCTGTGTCTTCAGCTGGACGGCATACTCACTTGTTGGCAAGGTCATTATGAAGAACCTGGCGCCAATGATTGCTGTTACCTATTCCTGTCTGATTGGCGCTGTCGCCCTTAGTTATCCAGCCTTGTTGGAAAACCTTTCCTACACTGTTACTCACTGCTCCTTGCAGGCCTGGATGAGCATCTTCTATCTGGGCTTTTTTGGCTCAGCACTTGGATTCTGGTGGTACTATGAAGGCATTCAGATGATCGGCGCCTCGCGGGCCGCCGTCTTTATAAATATTGTCCCTGTAAGCGCAGTTCTTCTCGCCTGGCTGCTGCTCAAAGAGACAATCGATCTTTCTCTGCTGCTCGGTCTGGTGCTGGTGAGCAGCGGCCTCTTTTTGACCAACAGGAAAACCGCCTGCAGTGCGCACCACATCGTGGAATAG